A segment of the Sphingomonas cannabina genome:
GCTGAGAGCGGCGGCGTTCCTCCGTCATTCGACGAGATGGCGGAGGCCATGGAACTGGCCAAGTCGAATGTACATCGGCTCGTCCGCGGCCTGGAAGAACGGGGCTATGTCACCCGGTCGGCCAATCGCGCTCGCTCGATCATCGTTCATGATCAGCCCGCGACACCTTACCACATCCTTCTCAACGCCAGCGTGGCTGAGCTTCTCGACGCACTGAACCGCAAGGGCGTACAGATCGCGATGGTGCGGGGATGACATTGCGTGAGCGCGGCCGCCTCGGGAATATCGCGCATGCCGCCGGCGCCGATCGCCGCGCTCGCGAACTTCACGCCGTTCTCTCTCGTGGGGAATGCCTGAAGCGCGCCGCAGCCATCGTCGGAGTCTCCTACCGTACGGCACGTCGCTACCGTCTGCGGATTGCCTGCTGATGCGCCGCTGGGGGGCACCGCAGCTTGGCGCGTCCGAAGCCAAGGCGCAGCTGATCGCGCGGCTCTACGGCTGCACGGACGCCGCCTTGGCGCGACTCACCGTCGACGACATCTGCCGATTCCACCGCGTCGATCGTCGGCTCGCGGAATATGAGCTGACGATCGCTCGCCAGAAGCGAGGAGTTGGGGCGACATGAGCGAGCTTGCCCTCCTCGAGGATGATCTCGCGCCGGAGCCGCTGTTTCCGGTAGAGCCGCGCGATTCCAATCCCGCGACTGAGCAGAAACGCCAGGAGACCCTGCTCGCCATGCTGCGGCGGCTTGCTCCGGGTGTGATCGCGTTCTCCGTGCCCAACGAGGGCAAGCGTTCCGATTGGGAGCGCGTGACCCGCTGGAAGGGCGGTGCTCGCCGCGGTGCCCCTGACCTCATCATCGCGTGGAACCGGGGCGTTGCCTTCGTCGAGATGAAGGGTGGGAAAACCGCGCTGCGCCCGGATCAGATCGAGATGCTGAACGGTCTCTATCGCGCCGGCCATCATGTCGCCGTATGGCGTAATCCCGCGAGCGCGCTGGCGTGGCTGCGAGACTGCGGCGCGCCTATCCGGGAGGCGCGCCTGTGACGATCGCGGACCTGGCCAGCACGCTTCCGGAGCATCTCGTCGCGCTGCAGCTGCTCGTCAATCGCTGTCCCGCGCCTGAAGATCGCAAGGAACTGATCGTGACCGCAGGTAGCTGCGGCGCGGTGTCTCCCGAAGATGCGCATCTGATGATCACCGCCAACCACTTGGAAACGGCATGATGGCGGTCGATTTCGACGCGGTTCGCCGCGACTATCCCCTCCAGGAAGTCGTCGGCAAGACCCTTAACCTGCGCCGCTCGGGCGGCAACATGGTTGCGGTTTGCCCGTTTCATCCCGACAAGAATCCCAGCCTCGTCCTGTTTAAGGACCAGACCTATCACTGCTTCGGATGCGGCGCGCACGGCGACGTCATCGATTTCGTGGCTGGGACGCAACATCTCTCGATCAGTGAGAGCATCCGGTTCCTGACCGGCGGCGAAGCCCCTCGCCTCGACGATGCTGATCGCGAGCGGCGCCGACGCGCGGCTGCGGAGCGAGAGTCGCGCCTACGGCGGCAGCAGGAGGCCGCGACGATCGAGGCGAGGCGACGCTGGGAGCGCGCGCTCCCCGTTAACGGCATTGGCAACGCTTATCTCGACCGCAAGGGGGTCGCGCCATACGGATGTCGCCGCGAGGGCGAGAATCTCCTTGTGCCGATCTACGACGATGTCGGCGAGATCTTGTCCGTCCAGTCGATCCCGCCGGAGCCAGGTGGGCGGAAGCTATTCCATGGCGGCGCTCCGGTCGCGGGCGGGACGCTCACCCTTGGTGACAATCCCGAGGGGCCAGTTATCATTGTCGAAGGCTTTGCCACCGGGGCGACGGTTCAGGCGGCGACTGGTTTCGTCGTCATCGTTGGATTCAGCAAGGGCGCGCTCAAGCGCACTGCGGAGATCGCGCGAGCACGACATCCGACGCGCGCGATCATCGTTGCTGCGGACACTAATGGGATCGATGCTGCCGAAGAGGCGGCTGCGGCGGTAGGCGGTCGCGTGGTCGTTCCCGATCTCCAGGGTGCCGAGGGCACGGACTTCAACGATCAGGCCGCGCATTACGGCTTGGAGGATGTCGGGCGCTCGTTCGCGCCCCCGCTGGTGGCGCCCGAGACGCCGCTCCCGCTGGTCTGGTTCGATGACAACCAGCCCTACCTCAGCGGAAACTGGCTCATCAAGAACGTCGTGCCAGCGGAGGCGTTCGTCACCATCATTGGCCATCCCGGGTGCGGCAAGAGTTTCCTCGCGCTGGATATCGCCCTCCATATCGCCTCGGGACGGCAATGGCAGGATCGCAAGGTCAAGCAGGGGCTCGTACTGTATCTCGCCGCCGAGGGGCAGCGAGGGCAGCAGAATCGTGTCGAGGCCTGGCGCCGGCACAACGAAGTCGATGGACTGCCCTTCGCTCTTATTCCGGTAGCGATCAACCTGCGGGACGCCAAGGCGGACCTTCCCAAGCTCATCGCCACGATCGAGGCCGCCGTCGCCATGGCCGGCCTACCCCTCGCCGCGCTCGTGGTCGACACCTTGAACCGGACATTCGGCGGCGGGGACGAGAACGGTGTCGACATGTCCGCCTATGTCGACAACGTCGGCAAAATACAGTCGCATTTCGACTGCACAGCGCTCGTCGTTCACCACATACCCAAGAACGCCGAGACCATCAGCGAGCGCGGGCACGGGTCTCTGCGGGGGGCCATAGAAACATCTCTCCTGGTGCAGGCGGATGCCGAATCCGGCGTGCGGACTCTGATCTGCAAGAAGCAGAAGGATGCCGAGGACGGGTGGAAGCTTCAGTTCAGGCTCAAGGTGGTCGAGCTCGGTGAAGACGAGGACGGCGATCCGGTCACCTCATGCGTCGTCGTTCCCGCGACGGATGAAATCGCCGCTCAGCGCTCCCGCGGGCCCAGCCTCAGCCCGACCCAACGGCAGGTCTACAATGAACTGCTGGCGGCGCTTGAGGCCGCCCCGGTCAGCGTGCCGCGCGATATTCCCGAGGATCAGATCGATCGAATGAAGGTCGGCAAGGTGGTTTCAAAATCCACCTGGCGTGATCGCTGGCTCGCGATCGGAGGATCGGACATGGAGAGCGAAACGGCCGCGCGGACGTTCCGCCGCGCGATTACCGAGCTTCAGAACAAGGGGCTGGTCGGCGTCTGGAACGACCATGCCTGGGCTACTTTCCAGTGAGGCGGACAATGGCGGACAAAAACGGACAACGCGGCGCAGGGGCAAGGCGGACAAATCGGCGGACAAAAGGGAGGTTTCCCCCTTTAGGGGGAACCCCCGTTGTCCGCCTGTCCGTGCCCCTGAATTTCGAGAGGGTGGCATGACCGACCACATCACCGAAATCCCACCATCGGACCAAGGCTATCCCGGAATGACCTTCCTCATCCGAAACAATCGGGAATACGCATCGAGAGGTGTTGGGAAACAGGTCCGCAAAGCTCTGCGGGATGCAGCGGATAGGGGAAGGTGTTAAGTGCGTGGACGCCCTCCACTGACCCGAGCTCGTGTGCTCACCTATTGGCGCAAGCATGGGCCGTGCACGATTATGCAGATCGTGCGCGCCACCGGAGCTGAGCGTCGGCATGTCCAACGGATCATGCGCGCTGCCGAGAAAGCTGGTATGGTGGCGGGATGAGCGAAGTCGAGAAAATCGCGGCATACCTGGAAGCGTTGGCCGAGAAGGAGGCGGACGATCAGGTCGCTGGCGCCCTGTTGAACGCGGCTGATGATATTCGCGCAGGGAAGCATCTTGAGGTGGCGGGATGAGAGATTGGATAGAGCAGATGACGCCCGAGCAAGCCAGAGCGTTTATGGCTAGCGCGATCGAAATTGAGGTCGTTCCTTTCGGGCGCGATTCGAATGGACGCCGCTATTATCGGCAAAAGAACCCCGTGAGCTTCCGCGATCTTCATCGTATTGCGAGAAAGGCGGAACTCTGATTTTTGCCGCATAGGCCGCATCATAAAATTACCATAGATGGTTTGGCCCATGGCGGGCCGTCCATCTTCGTATGATCCTGAATACTGTCAGCAGCTTGTTGACCACATGGCAACAGGCGCAAGCGTCGCCTCCTTCGCTGCTGAGATCGATGTAGCCCGCAGCACCATCAACGAATGGGCGAGCAAACATCCGGAATTTTCGGAAGCGCTTGCGCGAGGCAAGGCCAAATGCGCCGCTTGGTGGGAGAAAATTGGTCGCTCTGTCGCTGAGACAGGGGATGGCAGCGCGACCATGGTTATCTTCGGCCTGCGGAACATGGCGGACACGGACTGGCAGGATGTCCAGAAGCGTGAATTGAGCGGTCCTGGCGGTCGGGCGATCGAGCACAACGTCAAATCCGCACGCGACCTCACCGATGACGAACTGGCCGCCATCGCGAGCCGTGGCCAGTGAGCGCAGCGTTCGCCATCCCCCCGCATTTCGCGGCGCATGAGCTTCTACGCCGCCGTCGTGCCCGTGTGAGCATGGTTGATTACGCGCGCTACATCGAAGTGCCTGGAGCGCCCGTCGCTGAGAACGACGACGACACGGAATTGTTCAAGCCTGTCGAAACGCATTTGGCTCAGCACCACGAACTGATTCTTCAGGCTACC
Coding sequences within it:
- a CDS encoding LexA family protein codes for the protein MTHPRAPGSYQGLTVKQAELLSYLRFYIAESGGVPPSFDEMAEAMELAKSNVHRLVRGLEERGYVTRSANRARSIIVHDQPATPYHILLNASVAELLDALNRKGVQIAMVRG
- a CDS encoding VRR-NUC domain-containing protein — protein: MSELALLEDDLAPEPLFPVEPRDSNPATEQKRQETLLAMLRRLAPGVIAFSVPNEGKRSDWERVTRWKGGARRGAPDLIIAWNRGVAFVEMKGGKTALRPDQIEMLNGLYRAGHHVAVWRNPASALAWLRDCGAPIREARL
- a CDS encoding AAA family ATPase, which codes for MAVDFDAVRRDYPLQEVVGKTLNLRRSGGNMVAVCPFHPDKNPSLVLFKDQTYHCFGCGAHGDVIDFVAGTQHLSISESIRFLTGGEAPRLDDADRERRRRAAAERESRLRRQQEAATIEARRRWERALPVNGIGNAYLDRKGVAPYGCRREGENLLVPIYDDVGEILSVQSIPPEPGGRKLFHGGAPVAGGTLTLGDNPEGPVIIVEGFATGATVQAATGFVVIVGFSKGALKRTAEIARARHPTRAIIVAADTNGIDAAEEAAAAVGGRVVVPDLQGAEGTDFNDQAAHYGLEDVGRSFAPPLVAPETPLPLVWFDDNQPYLSGNWLIKNVVPAEAFVTIIGHPGCGKSFLALDIALHIASGRQWQDRKVKQGLVLYLAAEGQRGQQNRVEAWRRHNEVDGLPFALIPVAINLRDAKADLPKLIATIEAAVAMAGLPLAALVVDTLNRTFGGGDENGVDMSAYVDNVGKIQSHFDCTALVVHHIPKNAETISERGHGSLRGAIETSLLVQADAESGVRTLICKKQKDAEDGWKLQFRLKVVELGEDEDGDPVTSCVVVPATDEIAAQRSRGPSLSPTQRQVYNELLAALEAAPVSVPRDIPEDQIDRMKVGKVVSKSTWRDRWLAIGGSDMESETAARTFRRAITELQNKGLVGVWNDHAWATFQ